AGAATAGCCATGATGGTGAATAATCGTGACATTTTCTTCCTCCTTTCATCGATTGCGAGGAAGTCCCTGTAAAATCATTATATAACGTTTCTTCACCAGCCGTCATTTCGTGGCCGCGAACGGGAGTTGAGACGGTTCTGTGGAATGCTTCCCGGCGGAAGGTCGTTGCCGATCCCGGGACAGAGGGAGCTGCATGCAGGAGGCTGCTTGGTCTCGCCGGTTGGCTCAGGAAGCCAGATGGCGCACGAACCAGTCCCGGGCCAGTTCCGCCGCCTTCTCCAGCGCCCCCGGTTCCTCGAAGAGGTGGGTGGCACCGGGGACGATGGCCAGTTCCTTCACCGAGGTCAGGCGGGCCAGGGCCTGCCGATTCAGCTCGAGCACCCCGGCGTCCCGCTCGCCGACAATCAGCAGGGTGGGGGAGACCACTTCTGCCAGGAAAGGCGTGGCCAGGTCCGGCCGGCCGCCGCGGGAGACTACCGCGGCGATGGCGCCGCCGACTTCGGCAGCTCCCTGCAACGCCGCCGCCGCGCCGGTGCTGGAGCCGAAATAGCCCAGCGCCATGCCCGCCCCCTCCGGCCGGGCCGTCAGCCAGCGGGTGACTGCTGCCAGGCGGCGGGCCAGGAGATCGATGTTGAAGCGGTTGGCGTAGTCGGCATCCTCCTCCCTGGTCAAAAGGTCGAAGAGCAGAGTGCCGAGCCCGCCCTGCTGCAGGAAGCGGGCGACGAAGGTGTTGCGCGGGCTCAGCCGGCTCGAGCCGCTGCCGTGGGCAAACAGGATAACTCCTTTGGCCTTCTCCGGCAGGCCCAGAAGCCCCTCGAGGGTGATCGGGCCGATCTCGATTCGCACGGTTTGCTCCATGCTCTCCCCCTTTCCGTCCTTCCATTTCCGCTCTGGCCGCCGTCATCGCGATGGACAGCCGCCCCTGTTCCAGCCTAACAGCCGCACCGGCTGCGTCAAGGCGGGAGACCGCTTGAGATTACCCTCTGCGAACGGCACGGCAGCGCGAAAAACTGAATTGGAGGGAGGGCCTGTCCATGCCGCTCGCCACTTTTCTCCTTGACACCCCGGTAGTGATTTGATATCACTACCGAGCCTTAAACGCCGCCTTCGGCGTCGTATCGGGGCCCCGTCGCCAAGTGGTAAGGCAGAGGTCTGCAAAACCTCCATCACCAGTTCGAATCTGGTCGGGGCCTCCAAAAAGAAACCAAGCCAGCCCCTTGCGGCTGGCTTTTTTTGCTTCTGCGGCCATGCACCCCTTCTCCCTGCCCATTCTGATCCTTTTCGTTCTGGTCGGCTCCCTGGCAGGTTTTCTGGCTGGCCTCATGGGGATCGGCGGTGGGATCATTCTCATTCCCCTGTTCCTATGGTCCTTCAAGGTAGCGGGATTTTCTCCCGACATCATCGTTCATGCCGCTTTCGGGACGAGTCTCGCGATTATCATTCCCACCGCTGTCAGCAGCACTTTGGGACACCGCAAACGTGGCAATGTCGAGTGGCGGCAGGTCTCACTCATGGCTTGTGGCGGCGTTTTCGGGGTCCTGGCCGGCTCGTCCCTGGCGGCAGGGTTGCCGGGCGACGTGCTCAAGGGGCTGTTCGGCCTGATGCAGATCGGTTCGGGGCTGAAGATGTTTCGCCACCAATCCCATCTGCCGCCTGAGGAAGTTGTCGGCATCCCGACCCGCTGGCTGTTATTGACCGGTTTTGTCGTCGGTACCTTTTCCGCCTTCTTCGGCGTCGGCGGCGGGATTGTGG
Above is a genomic segment from Desulfuromonadales bacterium containing:
- a CDS encoding dienelactone hydrolase family protein produces the protein MEQTVRIEIGPITLEGLLGLPEKAKGVILFAHGSGSSRLSPRNTFVARFLQQGGLGTLLFDLLTREEDADYANRFNIDLLARRLAAVTRWLTARPEGAGMALGYFGSSTGAAAALQGAAEVGGAIAAVVSRGGRPDLATPFLAEVVSPTLLIVGERDAGVLELNRQALARLTSVKELAIVPGATHLFEEPGALEKAAELARDWFVRHLAS
- a CDS encoding sulfite exporter TauE/SafE family protein, whose amino-acid sequence is MRLAFFASAAMHPFSLPILILFVLVGSLAGFLAGLMGIGGGIILIPLFLWSFKVAGFSPDIIVHAAFGTSLAIIIPTAVSSTLGHRKRGNVEWRQVSLMACGGVFGVLAGSSLAAGLPGDVLKGLFGLMQIGSGLKMFRHQSHLPPEEVVGIPTRWLLLTGFVVGTFSAFFGVGGGIVAVPMMVILLRQPIHLAVGNSSALMVISAIAGSISYVVHGWRLPQLPPFSLGYVNQLVAVIIAPLTIVFARLGVRLASRTDHAKLMKTFAGFLICTGAYMALGLFFR